Below is a genomic region from Alphaproteobacteria bacterium.
CACCGATGCCGAGGGCCGCCTGATCCTCGGCGACGCTCTGGCCAAGGCGGCCGAAGGCGCCCCGGAGCTGATCCTCGATTTCGCGACCCTGACCGGCGCGGCCCGGGTCGCGCTGGGGCCGGATCTTCCGGCGACCTTCGTCAACGACGAGGCGCTCGCCGCCGAGCTGCTCGCCTGCGGCCATGAAGCGTCGGACCCGCTTTGGCGCATGCCCCTGTGGAAGCCTTATGACGAGATGCTCGCGTCGGACATCGCCGATCTCGGCAACATGGCCGAGGCGCCGATGGCCGGCGCCGTCACCGCGGCCCTGTTCCTCCAGCGCTTCGTCCCGGAGGGCACCCCCTGGGCCCATCTCGACACCTTCGCCTGGCGCTCGTCGGCCAAACCGGGGCGGCCGAAGGGCGGCGACGCGCTCGGCCTTCGCGCCGCCTGGGAAGTGCTTCGCCGGCGCTACGGCCGATAGCATTCCGCCGCCGAATCGCCTCGCTCCCGCGACTAATCGGAAACGAAACGGTCTCTGGAAGGTTGTTACGTTCGAACAGCCTTACCCTCTTACCGAGTCGGAGCAGGAACGTGGCCGATCAAGCCCTGCGAAGCTGGATGCACACGCTGATCAACTATGTGCGTTCAGGGCAGCCCGATCTTACCAACCGCCAGATGGCGCTGATGATGCTCGTTTATCTGACGCCGGGGCCGCACACGGTGCGCGGGCTCGCGCAGCTGCTCGGCGTGTCGAAGCCGGTCATCACTCGCGCCTTGAACACGCTCGGCGCGCTCGGCTATCTGCGCCGCGTTCGCGACGAGAGCGACAGGCGCAATGTCTTCGTCGCGAAGACCAGCACGGGACAGGAATTTCTTGAAGGCTTCAACCGCAATCTCGAACATTCGGGGAGCGACCGCAGAGCGCCCCGGGAGTCCGGACTCCTCCTCCAGCACGGATGAAGTCTTCCGCCTCGACGGCCCCTCACGGCCGATCGACGCCCGGATCCACGCCTGGCGCAGCGACCTCGCCGACGTCGCTCTGGCCGGCCGGATCTTCGCTCCTCACTACGCCAGGCCGATCGTCCGCGCCTGCGGCTCTCAGCCCGCTTTCGTTTGGCCCGGCGCCCTCGGCGACGGCGACGCGATCAGCGAGCTCCTCCCCGGGGAGGAATTCGCGGTGCTCGAATATGCCGGCGGACGCGCCTGGGGCTTCTGCAAGGCGGATCACGTCGTCGGCTATGTCGAGGCGATCGCTCTGGCCGACCCGATCGAGCCGACCCACGTGGTTTGCGAAAGGAACGCGCCGGTCGCCGCCGACGAACGGGTGACCTCGCCGGTCATCGCCCATCTGCCGATGGGCGCCCGGCTTCACGGCCACCCCTGCGGCGGCTGCCTCGCTACCGAATATGGCTGCGTTTCGATGAGTCATTTGCGCGCCTTCGACGATCCCGAGCCCGATCCGGTGGTCGTCGCCGAGCGGCTGCTCGGAGTCCCCTGGCTTCCCGGCGGCCGCAGCGAGCAAGGGATCGACGCCGCCGGCCTCGTCCAGCTCGCGCTCGGCCTCGCCGGAATCCGCTCGCCGCGCCTGCCCGACCAGCTCAGGAGCTTCGGGGACCCGGTCCCGGACGGCGCCAGAGCGGAGCGGTGCGATCTGGTGCTGTTCGAAGGCGGTGCCGGGCTGATGATCGACGATCTGATGATGATCCACGCCAGCGCGGAGTCAGGCCGGGTGACGGTCGAGGCGCTCGCGCTCCATCCCGAGAGGCGATTGCACCGGCTGGCCTGACCATTGCATTTCGCTCCCGAAACGAGCACCTTCCCCCGATAACAAAGGGGAGGATGGCATGAACGGAACGATCGGCGCGCCCGCGCCGGCCTGGCTTCGCATCGTCGCGGCGCTCGGCCTGGTCTGGAACCTGTTCGGTATCTACAATTATCTGATGACCGTGGGAATGGTGGAGGGCATGGACGCCGCCGCCGCCGATTCCATGCCCGCCTGGGTCACCGGCGCCTTCGCCATCGCCGTCTTCGGCGGAGCCCTCGGCTGCGTCGGCCTGCTCATGCTCAAGCGCTGGTCGAAGCTCCTGCTGCTGCTGTCGCTGCTCGGCGTGATCGCCATGGACGTGTGGATGTTCGCGCTCTCCGGCCTCAGTTCGACCATGGCCGGGGCGGAAATGGGCGTGACGATCGCGGTGCTGGTAATCGCCGTCTTCCTCGCCTGGCTCGCTCACGACGCGGACAGGAAAGGCTGGCTCAGCTAGAAGTCCGCTCTCGATCAGCTCGGGCCGGCCAGAAAGAGTCATCCCGGCGGAAGCCGGGACCCATGAACATCGGTCGTTTCAGGAGAGGTGCCGCCGCCTGGCCCGCATCTCACCGTCGGAGTTCATAGGTCCCGGCTTCCGCCGGGATGACTCGGTTTGGTTGGTCGGCCGAAGACCTGTGCATATCTCACGCTCTAACCCTCACATCTCCCCCCGCGCCCGGCGGAGTGCATACCAGCGCGCGACATTGGCCTGGTGCTGCGCCAGCGTGTCGGCGAAGA
It encodes:
- a CDS encoding NlpC/P60 family protein — its product is MKASTAISNIRGATAERPGSPDSSSSTDEVFRLDGPSRPIDARIHAWRSDLADVALAGRIFAPHYARPIVRACGSQPAFVWPGALGDGDAISELLPGEEFAVLEYAGGRAWGFCKADHVVGYVEAIALADPIEPTHVVCERNAPVAADERVTSPVIAHLPMGARLHGHPCGGCLATEYGCVSMSHLRAFDDPEPDPVVVAERLLGVPWLPGGRSEQGIDAAGLVQLALGLAGIRSPRLPDQLRSFGDPVPDGARAERCDLVLFEGGAGLMIDDLMMIHASAESGRVTVEALALHPERRLHRLA
- a CDS encoding MarR family transcriptional regulator — its product is MHTLINYVRSGQPDLTNRQMALMMLVYLTPGPHTVRGLAQLLGVSKPVITRALNTLGALGYLRRVRDESDRRNVFVAKTSTGQEFLEGFNRNLEHSGSDRRAPRESGLLLQHG